The following proteins are encoded in a genomic region of Deinococcus planocerae:
- a CDS encoding pyridoxal phosphate-dependent aminotransferase, producing the protein MSNLLPPLLPRAPHGGPTSRTFAGLDFSVNANPYGPNPVLVEAIRGADHAHYPDPSYADVRARLGDWHGLDADGVALSVGASDLLHRLARAFLPPGGTLLSVHAPFGELARAAALVRGRVEVTTPERALAGITPGVALVYVGHPHNPTGHAHTAQELCALADACHAAGALLIVDEAYAPFTAAPIPPAHPAVVRVLSPGKAHGLVGARPAYALAPPEVTARLDNLAPAWHLPASTAAVLAALPEGGSFLAQTLPQVAGGARDLAAALSTFGPVEHHGTPYLTLEVGDASRVAAALLDRGVRVRDCASYGLPDRLRVSTRLPGENGVLRRTLAQVLKGGEDG; encoded by the coding sequence GTGAGCAACCTCCTCCCGCCCCTCCTGCCCCGCGCCCCACACGGCGGCCCGACCTCCCGGACCTTCGCCGGGCTCGACTTCAGCGTGAACGCGAACCCGTACGGCCCCAACCCCGTCCTCGTGGAGGCCATCCGGGGCGCCGACCACGCCCACTACCCCGACCCGAGCTACGCGGACGTGCGCGCCCGCCTCGGCGACTGGCACGGCCTGGACGCGGACGGGGTGGCGCTCTCGGTCGGGGCCTCCGACCTGCTCCACCGCCTCGCCCGCGCCTTCCTGCCGCCGGGCGGGACGCTGCTGAGCGTTCATGCCCCCTTCGGCGAACTTGCCCGCGCCGCCGCCCTCGTCCGGGGCAGGGTGGAGGTGACGACGCCGGAACGGGCCCTCGCCGGGATCACGCCCGGGGTCGCGCTCGTGTACGTCGGGCACCCCCACAACCCCACCGGGCACGCGCATACGGCGCAGGAACTGTGTGCCCTCGCCGACGCCTGCCACGCCGCCGGGGCGCTCCTGATCGTGGACGAGGCGTACGCGCCCTTCACCGCCGCTCCCATTCCTCCCGCCCACCCTGCCGTGGTCCGGGTGCTCTCGCCGGGCAAGGCGCACGGGCTCGTCGGCGCGCGGCCCGCCTACGCGCTCGCCCCCCCAGAGGTGACGGCCCGCCTCGACAACCTCGCCCCCGCGTGGCACCTCCCCGCCTCGACCGCCGCCGTCCTCGCCGCGCTGCCGGAGGGGGGGAGCTTCCTCGCGCAGACGCTGCCGCAGGTCGCCGGGGGGGCGCGTGACCTCGCGGCGGCCCTCTCGACCTTCGGCCCGGTCGAGCACCACGGCACCCCGTACCTCACCCTGGAGGTGGGGGACGCTTCCCGCGTGGCGGCGGCCCTGCTCGACCGGGGCGTGAGGGTCCGCGACTGCGCGAGCTACGGCCTGCCCGACCGTCTGCGCGTGTCCACCCGCCTGCCGGGGGAGAACGGGGTGCTGCGGCGGACCCTCGCGCAGGTTCTGAAAGGAGGCGAAGATGGCTGA
- a CDS encoding cobyrinate a,c-diamide synthase, translating to MRRLVLAAPHSGSGKTTVASLLCLALRHRGLRVQPFKLGPDYLDPTHLTRAAGVPARNLDSFLLAPERLRTLFTRAASGADICVLEGVMGLYDGRDPASDAHSTADLARMLDAPVVLVIDAGGSARTVAAVAHGLRTFGGERGGPGLRIVGVILNRVAGERHARLCEVALTQIGLPVLGFVARDEALHLPARHLGLLSAEQASWDEGDALRAAANLRVDALLEAAQAPALPVPPPPVPAAPRRAVIAYAHDEAFHFYYPDALDALREAGARLVPFSPLRDAGLPPGVGGVLLGGGYPEAHAAGLAANVSLRAALRDFAAGGRPVIGECGGLMYLAETLEDAGGQVFEMCGVTPYRTRMAPRLTLGYRDATTLVPSPLAPAGQALRGHEFHHSVLTHPPTRPAYAWTDGAGQRVEEGYAHGNVLASYLHLHHGADEALARRLVEACS from the coding sequence GTGAGGCGGCTCGTTCTCGCCGCGCCGCACTCGGGCAGCGGGAAGACGACGGTCGCCTCGCTGCTGTGCCTGGCCCTGCGGCACCGGGGCCTGAGGGTGCAGCCCTTCAAGCTGGGGCCGGACTACCTCGACCCCACCCACCTGACGCGGGCGGCGGGGGTCCCGGCGCGCAACCTCGACTCCTTCCTGCTCGCCCCGGAGCGGCTGCGGACCCTGTTCACCCGGGCGGCGTCGGGGGCGGACATCTGCGTGCTGGAGGGGGTCATGGGCCTGTACGACGGGCGCGACCCGGCGAGCGACGCGCACTCGACCGCCGACCTCGCCCGGATGCTGGACGCCCCGGTGGTGCTCGTGATCGACGCGGGCGGCAGCGCGAGGACGGTCGCGGCGGTGGCCCACGGCCTGCGGACGTTCGGAGGAGAACGGGGCGGCCCTGGCCTCAGGATCGTCGGCGTGATCCTCAACCGGGTGGCGGGGGAGCGGCACGCGCGGCTGTGCGAGGTGGCCCTGACGCAGATCGGGCTGCCCGTGCTGGGGTTCGTCGCGCGCGACGAGGCCCTCCACCTCCCCGCCCGGCACCTGGGCCTGCTGAGCGCCGAGCAGGCGAGCTGGGACGAGGGGGACGCCCTGCGCGCCGCCGCGAATCTCAGGGTGGACGCCCTGCTGGAGGCGGCGCAGGCCCCCGCCCTGCCTGTTCCCCCACCGCCCGTTCCTGCCGCGCCGCGCCGCGCCGTGATCGCCTACGCGCACGACGAGGCGTTCCACTTCTACTACCCGGACGCGCTCGACGCCCTGCGCGAGGCGGGGGCCCGGCTCGTCCCCTTCAGCCCGCTGCGGGACGCGGGGCTGCCCCCCGGTGTGGGCGGCGTGCTGCTGGGGGGCGGCTACCCGGAGGCGCACGCGGCGGGGCTGGCGGCGAACGTCTCCCTGCGGGCGGCCCTGCGCGACTTCGCGGCGGGCGGGCGCCCGGTGATCGGCGAGTGCGGCGGGTTGATGTACCTCGCCGAGACGCTGGAGGACGCGGGGGGGCAGGTCTTCGAGATGTGCGGGGTGACCCCCTACCGCACCCGGATGGCCCCCCGCCTCACCCTGGGCTACCGGGACGCGACCACGCTGGTTCCCTCGCCGCTCGCCCCGGCGGGCCAGGCGCTGCGCGGGCACGAGTTCCACCACAGCGTGCTGACCCACCCGCCCACCCGGCCCGCCTACGCCTGGACGGACGGGGCCGGGCAGAGGGTGGAGGAAGGCTACGCGCACGGCAACGTCCTCGCCAGCTACCTGCACCTGCACCACGGGGCGGACGAGGCGCTGGCGCGGCGGCTGGTGGAGGCGTGCTCGTGA
- a CDS encoding CobD/CbiB family cobalamin biosynthesis protein, with product MLVRQGRDAGRGARSSLLLALALDALGEPPAGVHPVVWMGNFLKGARGRWRAGSPAGQLAEGGAWWALGAALTTGAGVLAGHPPGGWVTRGAFLKPLLARRALFGAVGEVHAALAAGRLPEARRLLAWHLVSRETGELSGAEVAGACIESLAENLSDSVVAPLLMFRAGGLPLAALYRYANTADAMWGYRTPGLEHAGKVAARADDLLNLAPARLTALGAVLAALPAGLDAPGAWRVWRRDAPATPSPNAGHPMSAFAGALGVRLDKRGVYVLNAGGREPGAADVLRALRLARWTVALATLALLLPTPRRRSA from the coding sequence GTGCTCGTGAGGCAGGGGCGGGACGCGGGACGCGGTGCGCGGTCGTCGCTCCTCCTCGCCCTGGCGCTGGACGCGCTGGGAGAGCCGCCCGCGGGCGTGCATCCGGTGGTCTGGATGGGGAACTTCCTGAAGGGGGCGCGGGGCCGTTGGCGGGCGGGGTCCCCGGCAGGGCAGCTCGCCGAGGGGGGCGCGTGGTGGGCGCTCGGGGCGGCCCTCACGACCGGGGCCGGGGTCCTCGCGGGTCACCCTCCGGGGGGCTGGGTCACGCGCGGCGCCTTCCTCAAGCCGCTTCTGGCGCGCCGGGCGCTCTTCGGGGCGGTGGGGGAGGTCCACGCGGCCCTCGCTGCCGGGCGGCTCCCCGAGGCGCGGCGGCTTCTGGCGTGGCACCTCGTCAGCCGGGAGACGGGGGAACTGAGCGGGGCGGAGGTGGCGGGCGCGTGCATCGAGAGCCTCGCGGAGAACCTCTCGGACAGCGTGGTCGCGCCGCTGCTGATGTTCCGCGCGGGCGGGCTGCCCCTCGCCGCCCTCTACCGCTACGCGAACACCGCCGACGCGATGTGGGGGTACCGCACGCCCGGGCTCGAACACGCGGGGAAGGTGGCCGCCCGCGCCGACGACCTTCTCAATCTCGCGCCCGCCCGGCTGACGGCCCTGGGTGCGGTGCTCGCGGCCCTCCCGGCGGGGCTGGACGCCCCCGGCGCGTGGCGGGTGTGGCGCCGGGACGCCCCGGCCACCCCCAGCCCGAACGCCGGTCACCCCATGAGCGCCTTCGCGGGGGCGCTCGGGGTGCGGCTCGACAAGCGGGGGGTGTACGTGTTGAACGCGGGGGGGCGCGAGCCGGGAGCGGCGGACGTGCTCCGGGCCCTGCGCCTCGCCCGCTGGACGGTGGCGCTCGCCACCCTGGCCCTGCTGCTTCCCACTCCCCGCCGGAGGAGCGCGTGA
- the cobT gene encoding nicotinate-nucleotide--dimethylbenzimidazole phosphoribosyltransferase, with the protein MPTPLPPELAALVQAVRPADPAAMEAARVRQAQLTKPAGALGDLEELGVRLAGVFGTERPHPRGVAVIVAAGDHGVAAGGVSAYPPEVTPAMVANFLADTPAGPGGAAVNAIARAVGARVYVMDAGVNAELPAHPALVRAAVRRGTRDLRVEPAMTREEATALILAGAALTRRAVEEGADLIVPGEMGIGNTTPAAAMTARLLGQGPARVTGRGTGVDDATLERKVGAVREALARQGSDPADPLGVLADLGGFEIAAMLGVMLQTAALRRAVILDGFVEGAAALVGVALAPHLRDFLFPAGECAEVGHAPQLAHLGLKPMFDLGLRLGEGTGGVLAAPLLLAAAATLREMRTFAEAGVPGG; encoded by the coding sequence ATGCCCACCCCCCTTCCTCCCGAACTCGCCGCCCTCGTCCAGGCCGTCCGGCCCGCCGACCCCGCCGCGATGGAGGCGGCCCGCGTCCGGCAGGCCCAGCTCACCAAGCCCGCCGGGGCCCTCGGTGACCTGGAGGAGTTGGGGGTGCGCCTCGCGGGCGTGTTCGGGACGGAGCGGCCTCACCCGCGCGGGGTGGCGGTGATCGTCGCGGCGGGAGATCACGGTGTGGCGGCGGGCGGGGTGAGTGCCTACCCCCCCGAGGTCACGCCCGCGATGGTGGCGAACTTCCTCGCCGACACGCCCGCCGGGCCGGGCGGCGCCGCCGTCAACGCCATCGCCCGAGCGGTGGGGGCGCGCGTGTACGTGATGGACGCGGGGGTGAACGCCGAGCTGCCCGCCCACCCGGCCCTCGTGCGCGCGGCGGTGCGGCGGGGCACCCGGGACCTGCGCGTGGAACCCGCGATGACGCGGGAGGAGGCGACCGCCCTGATCCTGGCCGGAGCCGCCCTCACCCGGCGCGCGGTGGAGGAAGGCGCCGACCTGATCGTCCCCGGCGAGATGGGCATCGGGAACACCACGCCCGCCGCCGCGATGACGGCCCGCCTGCTCGGCCAGGGCCCCGCGCGTGTCACGGGCCGGGGCACGGGGGTGGACGACGCCACGCTTGAACGCAAGGTGGGGGCGGTGCGGGAGGCGCTGGCCCGGCAGGGGAGCGACCCCGCCGATCCCCTGGGCGTCCTCGCCGACCTCGGCGGCTTCGAGATCGCGGCGATGCTGGGGGTGATGCTCCAGACGGCGGCCCTCAGGCGGGCGGTGATCCTCGACGGCTTCGTGGAGGGGGCCGCCGCCCTCGTCGGCGTGGCGCTCGCCCCTCACCTGCGCGACTTCCTCTTCCCGGCGGGCGAGTGCGCGGAGGTCGGGCACGCTCCCCAGCTCGCGCACCTGGGCCTGAAACCGATGTTCGACCTCGGGCTGCGGCTGGGCGAGGGGACGGGCGGGGTCCTGGCCGCCCCCCTCCTCCTGGCCGCCGCCGCCACCTTGCGGGAGATGCGGACCTTCGCGGAAGCGGGGGTGCCGGGCGGCTGA
- a CDS encoding SDR family oxidoreductase has product MADRLILVTGGTGPLGRPLVRSLLEGGARVRVLTRQLPGRRVEGAECAVADYVAATGLAQALAGVSGVVHAAHDLSDPLRDVRGTLNLLEAARAAGRPHFAYVSIVGARRVRGFGYYAGKVRGEELVKASGLPHLIFRATQFHHFADELLTQASRLPRLLVPDGVLQSAAVEDVARELARRVLAGERGTLDFAGPEVLRIPDMARAWLAARGRAGRVLPLRLPLPHPVLRAMQRGDLVEPEAPRGTVTWADYLSKKAEGG; this is encoded by the coding sequence ATGGCTGACCGTCTGATCCTGGTGACGGGCGGCACGGGCCCCCTGGGACGCCCGCTCGTCCGGTCGCTCCTGGAAGGTGGAGCGCGGGTCCGGGTGCTGACCCGGCAACTACCCGGGCGACGTGTGGAGGGCGCCGAGTGCGCAGTCGCCGATTACGTCGCCGCAACCGGGCTGGCTCAGGCCCTGGCCGGGGTGAGCGGAGTCGTTCACGCCGCCCACGACCTGAGTGATCCTCTGCGCGACGTGCGGGGCACGCTGAACCTGCTCGAAGCGGCCCGCGCCGCCGGGCGTCCCCACTTCGCCTACGTCTCCATCGTCGGCGCGCGGCGGGTCCGGGGCTTTGGCTACTACGCGGGCAAGGTGCGCGGCGAGGAGTTGGTGAAGGCGAGCGGCCTGCCCCACCTGATCTTCCGGGCGACGCAGTTTCACCACTTCGCCGACGAACTGCTGACCCAGGCGAGCCGCCTGCCCCGGCTCCTCGTCCCGGACGGTGTGCTCCAATCCGCCGCGGTGGAGGACGTGGCCCGCGAACTCGCGCGGCGGGTGCTCGCTGGAGAGCGGGGCACCCTCGACTTTGCCGGGCCGGAGGTGCTGAGGATTCCCGACATGGCGCGGGCCTGGCTTGCGGCACGCGGGCGGGCGGGGCGGGTGCTCCCCCTCCGCCTGCCGCTTCCTCACCCGGTTCTGCGCGCCATGCAGCGGGGTGACCTCGTGGAGCCGGAGGCACCGCGCGGCACGGTGACCTGGGCAGATTACCTGAGCAAGAAGGCCGAGGGTGGGTAG
- the cobU gene encoding bifunctional adenosylcobinamide kinase/adenosylcobinamide-phosphate guanylyltransferase: protein MIVFVTGGARSGKSTFAERRAAAAGEAVTYLATAQAFDAEMEGRIARHRADRPGGWVTVEEPLGVPGALQAASTPTVLLDCLSLWVSNLVLSDESDDAILARADRLLAAARAREGLTVLVTNEVGLGIVPDNALARRYRDVLGWVNQRAAAASDEAWLLVSGLPVRLKPSPLAPFPSQGV from the coding sequence GTGATCGTCTTCGTCACCGGGGGGGCGCGCAGCGGCAAGAGCACCTTCGCCGAGCGCCGCGCCGCCGCCGCGGGGGAGGCCGTCACCTACCTCGCCACCGCGCAGGCTTTCGACGCCGAGATGGAGGGCCGCATCGCCCGCCACCGCGCGGACCGGCCCGGCGGCTGGGTGACGGTGGAAGAACCGCTCGGTGTTCCCGGTGCTCTCCAGGCCGCCTCTACCCCCACCGTCCTCCTCGACTGCCTGAGCCTGTGGGTGAGCAACCTGGTGCTGTCGGACGAATCCGACGACGCCATCCTCGCCCGCGCCGACCGGCTGCTCGCCGCCGCCCGCGCACGAGAGGGCCTGACCGTCCTCGTGACGAACGAGGTGGGGCTGGGCATCGTGCCCGACAATGCCCTCGCCCGCCGCTACCGGGACGTGCTGGGCTGGGTGAACCAGCGCGCCGCCGCCGCGAGCGACGAGGCGTGGCTCCTCGTGAGCGGCCTGCCCGTGCGGCTCAAGCCCTCCCCACTTGCCCCTTTTCCCTCTCAAGGAGTTTGA
- a CDS encoding metalloenzyme domain protein, whose amino-acid sequence MGGLVWLALDGVGHPCDAPPGSVWEQSLPTLRPFVEAGHALDATLGVRGLPQSGTGQTCWLTGRDAVRHMGEHFGPHPGPTLQRLLREDALPVRLTRAGARVALANHYPPGYFAAQDRRPRQGCFPFSFQAAGASLNPPGVPAVPATLGLGYAEPWPEMTPPDDLTRLGERLARASAEYSLLACDLWFGDFLGHRGRTPTPPGVERAGRAYLARVDALLAGLLGAGARVVLTSDHGNLEDLTVKAHTLARVPFAASGGLPDGLESPLDIVDGGRILAGWFGLKDDLSGNERL is encoded by the coding sequence ATGGGCGGACTCGTCTGGCTGGCCCTCGACGGCGTGGGGCACCCGTGTGACGCGCCGCCGGGCTCGGTGTGGGAGCAGAGCCTCCCCACGCTGCGCCCGTTCGTGGAGGCCGGGCACGCGCTCGACGCCACGCTCGGCGTGCGGGGGCTGCCGCAGTCGGGCACCGGGCAGACCTGCTGGCTCACGGGCCGGGACGCGGTGCGGCACATGGGCGAGCACTTCGGACCACATCCGGGGCCGACCCTGCAACGGCTGTTGCGAGAGGACGCCCTCCCCGTGCGGTTGACCCGGGCGGGCGCGCGGGTGGCGCTGGCGAACCACTACCCGCCCGGCTATTTCGCGGCGCAGGACCGCAGGCCCCGGCAGGGGTGCTTCCCCTTCTCCTTTCAGGCGGCGGGGGCGAGTCTCAACCCCCCCGGCGTGCCTGCCGTCCCCGCCACCCTGGGCCTGGGGTACGCCGAGCCCTGGCCGGAGATGACGCCGCCGGACGACCTGACCCGGCTGGGCGAGCGGCTGGCGCGCGCCTCGGCGGAGTACAGCCTGCTCGCCTGCGACCTGTGGTTCGGCGACTTCCTGGGGCACCGGGGCCGCACGCCGACGCCGCCCGGCGTGGAGCGGGCCGGGCGGGCCTACCTCGCGCGGGTGGACGCCCTCCTCGCCGGGCTGCTGGGGGCGGGCGCCCGGGTGGTCCTCACGAGCGACCACGGCAACCTGGAGGACCTGACGGTCAAGGCCCACACCCTCGCGCGGGTGCCCTTTGCGGCCTCCGGCGGGCTGCCGGACGGACTGGAGTCTCCCCTCGACATCGTGGACGGGGGGCGAATCCTTGCCGGGTGGTTCGGCCTGAAAGACGACCTCTCCGGGAACGAGCGGCTTTGA
- a CDS encoding cobyric acid synthase produces MVQGCTSNAGKSYLTAALCRALVDEGLRVAPFKAQNMSNNAGVTPAGLEMGRAQIVQARAARVVPDVRMNPVLLKPEADTRSQVVLLGRASPSLTALGWRERKAHLWPHVQGALHSLLAEYEVVVIEGAGSPAEVNLRSSDIVNMRVALEARAAVLLACDIDRGGAFAHLLGTWHCLTPEERALLRGFILNRFRGDPRLLAPAPEWLREQTGVPTVGVIPMLDLPLPEEDGVALEGPQAWEEGGFVAIARLPRVSNLDEFAPLGPLARWVSTPAELEGARAVILPGSKSTAADLAWLRGTGLAGAVTRAALSGIPVLGVCGGLQMLGHTVGDPHGVEGGGEVPGLGLLDLDTEFASEKTTRLTTLTDAETGLRLEGYEIHHGRTVSGPGVQELAPGLLWRQGNVRGTYLHGLLENPAYLERFLGWAGLTPPAAQDSLDARLDAIAARVKASLDWDFVRGLL; encoded by the coding sequence ATGGTCCAGGGCTGCACGAGCAATGCGGGCAAGAGTTACCTCACCGCCGCGCTCTGCCGAGCCCTCGTGGATGAGGGGCTGCGGGTCGCCCCCTTCAAGGCCCAGAACATGAGCAACAACGCGGGCGTGACCCCCGCCGGGCTGGAGATGGGCCGCGCCCAGATCGTCCAGGCGCGGGCGGCGCGGGTCGTGCCCGACGTGCGGATGAACCCGGTCCTCCTCAAGCCGGAAGCCGACACCCGCTCGCAAGTCGTCCTGCTGGGCCGCGCCAGCCCCAGCCTCACCGCCCTGGGCTGGCGCGAACGCAAGGCGCACCTGTGGCCGCATGTGCAGGGGGCCCTCCACAGCCTCCTCGCCGAGTACGAGGTGGTCGTCATCGAGGGGGCGGGCAGCCCCGCCGAGGTCAACCTGCGTTCCAGCGACATCGTGAACATGCGGGTGGCGCTCGAAGCGCGGGCGGCGGTCCTCCTCGCCTGCGACATCGACCGGGGCGGGGCCTTCGCCCATCTCCTGGGCACCTGGCACTGCCTGACGCCGGAGGAACGCGCCCTGCTGCGCGGCTTCATCCTCAACCGCTTCCGGGGTGATCCCCGCCTGCTCGCCCCCGCCCCCGAGTGGCTGCGGGAACAGACCGGCGTGCCCACCGTCGGCGTCATTCCCATGCTCGACCTCCCCCTCCCCGAGGAGGACGGGGTGGCACTGGAGGGCCCGCAGGCGTGGGAGGAGGGCGGCTTCGTCGCCATCGCCCGCTTGCCGCGCGTGTCCAACCTCGACGAGTTCGCCCCACTCGGTCCGCTCGCCCGCTGGGTGTCCACCCCCGCCGAACTGGAGGGCGCTCGCGCGGTCATCCTGCCGGGCAGCAAGAGCACCGCCGCCGACCTCGCGTGGCTGCGTGGGACGGGACTGGCGGGGGCCGTGACCCGCGCCGCGCTCTCGGGCATCCCCGTCCTCGGCGTCTGCGGCGGCCTCCAGATGCTCGGCCACACGGTCGGCGACCCACACGGGGTGGAGGGCGGGGGGGAGGTGCCCGGCCTGGGTCTCCTCGACCTTGACACCGAGTTCGCCTCCGAGAAGACCACCCGGCTGACCACCCTCACCGACGCGGAGACGGGGCTGAGGCTGGAGGGGTACGAGATTCACCACGGGCGGACGGTCTCGGGGCCGGGCGTGCAGGAACTCGCGCCGGGGCTGCTGTGGCGGCAGGGCAACGTGCGCGGCACCTACCTCCACGGTCTGCTCGAAAATCCCGCCTATCTCGAACGGTTCCTGGGCTGGGCGGGCCTGACCCCTCCCGCCGCCCAGGACAGCCTCGACGCCCGGCTGGACGCCATCGCCGCCCGGGTGAAGGCGAGCCTCGACTGGGACTTCGTGAGGGGGTTGCTGTGA
- the cobO gene encoding cob(I)yrinic acid a,c-diamide adenosyltransferase, protein MTDPDTAARREAAMRELQEARNTYRKREDLSKGRRGLLIVNTGKGKGKTTAALGLMLRAHGRGLRVRLFQFLKHENAKFGEHRTLDALGLPYEGLGDGFTWRSRDLENSAALAAHGWELAKGAILSGEHDLVVLDEFTYPLKFGWVAWPDVEATLRARDPGLHVVITGRDALPELVELADTVTEMQPVKHAYEAGIGAQAGIEH, encoded by the coding sequence ATGACCGACCCCGACACCGCCGCCCGCCGCGAGGCCGCCATGCGCGAGCTGCAAGAGGCGCGGAACACCTACCGCAAGCGGGAAGACCTCTCGAAAGGGCGCCGGGGCCTGCTGATCGTCAACACCGGCAAGGGCAAGGGCAAGACGACCGCCGCGCTCGGGCTGATGCTGCGGGCGCACGGGCGGGGGCTGCGGGTGCGCCTCTTCCAGTTCCTCAAGCACGAGAACGCGAAGTTCGGCGAGCACCGCACCCTCGACGCGCTGGGCCTGCCCTACGAGGGGCTGGGCGACGGCTTCACGTGGAGATCGCGCGACCTGGAGAACTCGGCGGCCCTGGCGGCGCACGGCTGGGAGCTGGCGAAAGGGGCCATCCTCTCCGGCGAGCACGACCTCGTGGTCCTCGACGAGTTCACCTATCCCCTCAAGTTCGGCTGGGTCGCCTGGCCCGACGTGGAAGCGACCCTGAGGGCGCGGGACCCGGGGCTCCACGTCGTGATCACCGGGCGGGATGCGCTGCCGGAACTTGTGGAGCTGGCCGACACCGTGACCGAGATGCAGCCCGTCAAGCACGCCTACGAGGCGGGCATCGGCGCCCAGGCGGGGATCGAACATTGA
- a CDS encoding ABC transporter substrate-binding protein codes for MRHLSRLFPLAALLSGAALATSYPLTVRDDLGRSVTLRSEPRRIVSMLPSHTETLAALGAGNKLVAVDSFSNHPKAVTDRLPKVGSAFQPDIEAILALKPDLVLADESSSSRLTEKLAQAGLTVYGGSAQTFGDVFEKIGVLGRLTNREAAALNLITRMRGELNTLQASVARLPRVSTYYEVDPAPYSVGPNSFIGTLITKAGGRTIVPARLGDFPKIDPELIVQANPQVMIGVPLAQARTRPGWANLQAVRTGRVYTPTPEERDALSRPGPRLPEALRALIRWLHPEALK; via the coding sequence ATGCGCCACCTTTCCCGACTGTTCCCCCTCGCCGCTCTCCTCTCCGGCGCCGCGCTCGCCACCTCCTACCCCCTCACCGTCCGGGACGACCTGGGCCGCAGCGTGACGCTGAGGAGTGAGCCCCGGCGCATCGTCTCCATGCTGCCCAGCCACACCGAGACGCTCGCCGCCCTCGGCGCGGGGAACAAACTCGTCGCGGTGGACAGTTTCAGCAACCACCCGAAGGCCGTGACCGACCGGCTGCCCAAGGTCGGCAGCGCCTTCCAGCCCGACATCGAGGCGATCCTGGCCCTGAAGCCCGACCTCGTGCTCGCGGACGAGTCGAGCAGCTCGCGGCTGACCGAGAAGTTGGCGCAGGCGGGCCTGACCGTGTACGGCGGCAGCGCGCAGACCTTTGGCGACGTGTTCGAGAAGATCGGGGTGCTGGGCCGGCTCACGAACCGCGAGGCGGCGGCCCTGAACCTGATCACGCGGATGCGCGGCGAGCTCAACACCCTCCAGGCGAGCGTGGCCCGCTTGCCCAGGGTGAGCACCTACTACGAGGTGGACCCGGCGCCGTACTCGGTGGGCCCGAACTCCTTTATCGGCACCTTGATCACCAAGGCGGGGGGGCGGACCATCGTGCCCGCGCGGCTGGGCGACTTCCCGAAGATCGACCCGGAACTCATCGTGCAGGCGAACCCGCAGGTGATGATCGGCGTGCCCCTGGCGCAGGCGCGCACCCGGCCCGGCTGGGCGAACCTCCAGGCCGTGCGCACCGGGCGCGTCTACACCCCGACCCCCGAGGAACGCGACGCCCTCTCTCGCCCGGGTCCCCGCCTGCCCGAGGCCCTGCGCGCCCTGATCCGCTGGCTGCACCCGGAGGCATTGAAATGA
- a CDS encoding phosphoribosylanthranilate isomerase, producing MTPPAPVRVKVCGTTTVGDALLAAEAGADALGFIFAPGSKRRVTAQVAREAGLAVGPVVARVGVFLGQGLDEVLRTAEAARLSAVQLHGDLPDLYVREVARYHPVLRVLRPADLLADAGGQTLPGVTPMLDAPEPGGGVPLDWAALRGVFPPGAWLAGGLGPENVAGAIRTLRPAGVDAVSRLEARPGVKDPERVRAFVQGAKGA from the coding sequence GTGACCCCCCCCGCACCCGTGCGCGTCAAGGTCTGCGGCACGACCACGGTGGGAGACGCCCTCCTCGCCGCCGAGGCCGGGGCCGACGCCCTGGGCTTCATCTTCGCGCCGGGCAGCAAGCGACGGGTGACGGCGCAGGTGGCGCGGGAGGCCGGGCTCGCCGTGGGCCCGGTGGTCGCCCGCGTCGGCGTCTTCCTGGGTCAGGGCCTCGACGAGGTATTGCGGACGGCGGAGGCCGCCCGGCTGAGCGCGGTGCAGCTCCACGGGGACCTCCCCGACCTTTACGTGCGCGAGGTGGCCCGGTATCATCCCGTGCTGCGCGTCCTGCGCCCCGCCGACCTGCTCGCGGACGCGGGCGGGCAGACTCTCCCCGGCGTCACCCCCATGCTCGACGCCCCGGAGCCCGGCGGCGGGGTGCCCCTCGACTGGGCGGCCCTGCGGGGCGTGTTCCCCCCCGGGGCGTGGCTCGCGGGAGGGCTGGGGCCGGAGAACGTCGCCGGGGCCATCCGCACCCTGCGCCCCGCCGGGGTAGACGCCGTGAGCCGCCTGGAGGCGCGCCCGGGCGTCAAGGACCCGGAGCGCGTCCGTGCCTTCGTCCAGGGGGCGAAAGGCGCCTGA